Genomic window (Mya arenaria isolate MELC-2E11 chromosome 16, ASM2691426v1):
AGGTTGTGGAAAGCAACCGCCCATCCCGGAACGGTTGTATTTTCGTCCGGCATCTGGAACTTTCCAGCCAAGTCATAGAAACCATCAGCATGACCAACAGCGGTGAAATATTGGCCCTCGATGTGACCCGCAACACAGGTGAACTTCATCACCGACTGCAGTTGGTTACGCCATACGCCAGCAATTCCGCAGTCGTTTTCGTCATCCGGTATTGGTGTGTCACACAAATCTACGCCATTAAAAAGCAAGTAAACATTTGTCATaaagatatgatttttttaattatttattttgacttttgTGAAATAActgtgttaaagctgcactctcacagattgaacgttttgacaactttttgtcttgggacgagccaatttttgcgaaaatccatgtcCACccgttaaataagactgctgacaaaaaatcagatcacagatttttacattttagttcaaaaatgatgttttctgcatttttcttaaaccgttagtaaaatttgctctttccaagacaaaaaaaaaaaaaaaaaaatatgttaaaatggtaaatctgtgtgagtgcagctttaaagataaatcaaaattattttggtaTATTGTCGTTATGGCTGTTGATCTATAGTGCCAGGTATTTTGACAAAACCTCATTTACGGAATTTAAGTAGTGCGAAAGTGGTGTTCAATAGGAGGTTGAAGGCCTTTGAAAGATCAATATTTGGCAAAAAGATGTGTAGGATTTATAAGAGACTTGCTTAATTCAAGAAAAGAAAATCTAATCAGATTTTCCACTAGAAAGCATTTGCATCTTTACGCTAAAGTGTAACAATATTAGAAATGGTTTCATGTACAAAAGTGGTCGACACCATCCAGGAAAAAGATGTATTGGTATTGTTTTTTCGGTGATTGCatctattttaagaaagaatAACTGCGCGTAGCTACTAGAACAATCGGTGTTTTGCAAACGTCTTACTTTACACATTGGGTACTCGTGAGGGGATTTGATTTCTGAAAACGGTTTTGCATCCAAGTGAACTCattgatatcaatatttcataTGTATTGTAAGTGTTGGACTAGGTCTGGTGATAAGCGATATTGGAGCTGTGTTGTTAGTGTGTGTCTTGGTCTGTTGATAAACAATATGGGATGTCTTGGTCTGTTGATAAACAATATGGAATGTCTTGGTCTGTTGATATACGATATGAGAATTCTTGGTCTGTTGATAAACAATATGGAATGTCTTGGTCTGTTGATATACGATATGAGAATTCTTGGTCTGTTGATAAACAATATGGAATGTCTTGGTCTGTTGATAAACAATATGGGATGTCTTGGTCTGTTGATTAACGATATGGGATGACTTGGTCTGTTGATAAACAATATGGAATGACTTGGTCTGTTGATAAACAATATGGAATGTCTTGGTCTGTTGATTAACGATATGGGATGACTTGGTCTGTTGATAAACAATATGGAATGACTTGGTCTGTTGATAAACAATATGGAATGACTTGGTCTGTTGATAAACAATATGGAATGTCTTGGTCTGTTGATAAACGATATGGGATGTCTTGGTCTGTTGATAGACAATATTGGATGTCTTGGTCTGTTGATAGACAATATTGGATGTCTTGGTCTGTTGATAAACAATATGGGATGTCTTGGTCTGTTGATAAACAATATGGGATGTCTTGGTCTGTTGATAAACAATATGGAATGACTTGGTCTGTTGATAAACAATATGGAATTTCTTTGTCTGTTAATAAACAATATGGAAAGTCTTGGTTTGTTGGTAAACGATATGTGATGTCGTCGTCGGATGATAAACGATATGGGATGTCTTAGTCTGTTGATAAACGACATGAGATGTCTTGGTCTGTTGATAAACAATATGGGATGTCCTGGTCTTTTGATAAACGACATGGGATGTCTTGGTCTGTTGATAAACGACATGGGATGTCTTGGTCTGTTGATAAACGTTATGGGATATCTTGGTCTGTTGATAAACAATATGGTATGTCTTGGTCTGTTGATAAACGATATTGGATGTCCTGGTATGTTGATAAACAATATGGGATGTCTTAGAATGTTGATAAACAATATGGGATATCTTTGTCTGTTGATAAACAATATGGAATGTCTTGGTCTATTGATAAACAACATGGGATGTCTTGGTCTGTTGATAAACAATATGAGATGTCTTGGTCTGTTGATAAACGCCATGGGAtgtcttggtatgttgataAACAATATGGGATGTCTTGGctgtaataaacaaaattgaatgtCTTGGTCTGTTGATAAACAATATTGAATGTCTTGGTCTGTTGATAATAAATATGGGATGTCTTTGTCTGTTGATAAACAATATGGGATGTTTTGGTCTGTGAATAAACAATATGGGATGTCATGGCTGTTGATAAACAATATGGGATGTCTTGGTCTGTTGATAAACACTATGGGATGTCTTGTTCTGTTGATAATGATATGGGATGCCTTTGTCTGTTGATAAACGATATGGGATTGGATTGGTCTGTTGATAAACGACATGGGATGTCTTGGTCTTTTGATAAACAATATGGGATGTCTTGGGTGTTGATAAACAATATGTGATGTCTTGgtctataaataaacaatattggaTGTATTGGTCTGTTGATAAACAATATGGAATGTCTTGGTCTGTTGATAAACAATATGGAATGTCTTGGTCTGTTAATAAACGATATGGAATGTCTTGGTCTGTTAATAAACCACATGGAATGTCTTGGTCAGTTGATAGACGATGTGGGATGTCTAATATGGGATGTCTTGGTCTGTTGATTAACAATGCTGAATGTCTTGgtctttttataaacaatatggGATGTCTTGGTCTGTTGATAAACGGCATTGGATGTCTTGGTCTGTTGATCATCGACATGGGATGTCTTGGTCTGTTGATAAACGACATGGGACGTCTTTGTCTGTTGATTAACAATATGGAATGTATTGGTTTGTCGATAAACAATATGGGATGTCTTGGTCTGTTGATAAACAATATAGGAGATGTCTTGGTCTGTTGATAAACAATATAGGAGATGTATTGGGTGTGTATCTCAATAAATCACTGTCCTTGTGCATTTGTTCACGCCGTTTTAATCTTGTACAACATACGCATATCTTGATGATGTAGTGCACACATGTAGTGCACCGGTAGACGCTGAAGTCACGTTTCGCAATCTCTTTATTGTGACATTTTACACGAACCATGATTATGTTTGACagcagaaaaaaatcatttgaatgcTATTGACAGTTTTTATAAACGATACGTTAAGTCTTTATCTGTTAATAAAGGATATTGGAGATGCATTGAGTGTGTACATCTCAATAAATCACAGTCCTTGTGTATTTGTTCACGCCGTTTTAATGTTGTACAACGTATGCATATcttgatgacgtagtgcacaagtGTAGTGCACCTGTACACCTTCAAGTAACGTTTCACAATCTatgtattgaaaacatttgaatgcTATTACCGTATATTCCCCAAtgtagttaaaatataaaaaaataaaccagtgttaaatataattacaaatatgTCATAAGGACAACAGAACAACGTAAAAATTATACATACCGAAGGGGTTCGTTTGATCCGGAAGAGCACTTGTGATGCTAAGGATACTGACAACAATCGAACACGCGAGAAGTGACGTCATTCTTAATTTGTTCGTTTCGCATGCGATCAATCTTAAATGATTACACATGTTTTcgcataaaaacattttaaaaatccaCACATGAAGTTTAATGCGATACATTCAAATGAAACgataaattatttacataaacccttaattaaagtaaatacaaattatgttttaatataatgttgtatttgcgttaaacaatacaaaaacagaTCTTGTCTTACGAATGTAAGCCCTTATCAAATTGAGGAGTTCATTAAAATCCCAACAATGACAATTTGTAAATTACTTTCAACAAGGTTTCATTAACTTCGTACGTCAGTGTTTAGTGAACGCTGATTCGTTTTGCACATTGACCACATCTATATCCTGATACACTCTATTACATTAAAAATCTTCCGATGTTTTGCTTTCGCCATCAACGAGCTCGTTGATtgattgttattgtattttacaAGCTAAAATACACCACCGCTTGCAAATAACTGCACCTGGTCGCTCTGTAGAAAAACGCGACTTAAAGTAATATGAGCAGGGTGCGTTGTTATGCCTCCCTCATATgaccccccacccctcccccctccaaaataaaataaaataataataataataaataaataaataaaaataaaattaaaataaataaataaataaataaataaataaataaataaataaataaataaataaataaataaataaataaataaataaataaataaataaataaataaataaataaataaataacattagcCTGCCCCTGAACCGAAACCAAACGGggcaatatatttattaaaatgccagttacagtttgtgtataccacttgatacattgcgtcataaatgctacgacGGAATGAAATCGTAAAACAGAGATaacttttattactttttaccattttcaatgaaacaaagtgCAGTCTATGCTGCTAAACAGCCCACATTCATTTTATTACTAGAGTTTGATAAGGCGGTTAGTTTTCTCCGTCACTTCACCAAATTTGTTTCCAAACTAATGTTTGGACAGTGCTCCACCAGGgggcggttttgtgaaaaggtttgtcgaagtgttttaagaaactaaactctcaatcaaaatcaaaggtggggctctgtaagcggcgtcgAATacgccatgtttcatttaaaatggtgaagaaatagtaaagttatctttgttaaaagtctttattcgaagcaaaatattgtcttCCGATGGAACATTTGTGACGCAGTTtaacacgtggtatacacacactgagttaAGGGTGTCGAAAATGGTCGGGAGACAGTAAAGATATCTAACCTACCATTAATTGCCTATAAGAACGGACAAGCTTCTAAcagaaaatattgaattcaGTACAAGTTTCCaaatttttgataattattattgtaaataccCTCTAGTTTTTATAAGActgatttaaatgcattttttattctgACCGTTTTCTTGCTTTCCTATTGTTGCTTTAAACatggttaaatatatttaaatttaatttatgaaaaaattggCAATGtttcaaagttgaaaaaaataacaattattcatACCTCAGAACCTTGATTAGATACGCATTCACAATCGATCAAAACGTTTTAAGACATTCAAGGAATGTCGATACGTTACGTTGAATACGCATGTTAAATAGGTTTCAAAGAGTTTTTGGACAAAAGAAAACCAAAGTCCACACAATGAGTTTTGAAGGTAgtcactcttattcaaaagtcaaaacatacacgtgtataaaaaacataaattttgagtgataagccTTTAACTACACATGTACTAACgaaataatgcaaatatgaaaaatattaattactgaaaacaagattgtaaccttgcATTTAACAGCATAAAGcgcaacatattaaatgattggtgaatgcttaaagatttactgtgatctgcTTTAGGCTtctaaggtagaaataccgtgttttatgcatatttcattcaaattaaattcggtatccttcttagaaacaataatatttaccaTATATTCATCCTGTAAAGTGACACTcctattcaaaattaatacaaacacatgtataacaaacataagttttgagtgataaacatttaactgcttgcttaatattgtatttattgaaaatattaattactgatatcaagattttaaccgtgcatttaatagcagaaaacgcaaaaatattaaatgattggtgaatgctaaaagatttacagtgatcttatatcgtctcataaggtcaTAAGCATACCGTGTtttttttgcacctttctttcaaatttaactcgacatccttcataagaaccattgttttcgacatttattaatccttttaagcataataaaactatgttattaactgtggtaaatctcatttgGGAGAAAGAATGCATCTTAAAGTTATTGTGGCGGCTCGTTCGTATctgaaaaa
Coding sequences:
- the LOC128221633 gene encoding adhesive plaque matrix protein-like, giving the protein MSFINRPIQSHIVYQQTKASHIIINRTRHPIVFINRPRHPILFINSHDIPYCLFTDQNIPYCLSTDKDIPYLLSTDQDIQYCLSTDQDIQFCLLQPRHPILFINIPRHPMAFINRPRHLILFINRPRHPMLFINRPRHSILFINRQRYPILFINILRHPILFINIPGHPISFINRPRHTILFINRPRYPITFINRPRHPMSFINRPRHPMSFIKRPGHPILFINRPRHLMSFINRLRHPISFIIRRRHHISFTNKPRLSILFINRQRNSILFINRPSHSILFINRPRHPILFINRPRHPILFINRPRHPILSINRPRHPILSINRPRHPISFINRPRHSILFINRPNLCDTPIPDDENDCGIAGVWRNQLQSVMKFTCVAGHIEGQYFTAVGHADGFYDLAGKFQMPDENTTVPGWAVAFHNLLYGNSNSTCAWSGIHYSHEESSSTLSMRMYLKYNRRQEGLTRT